The window GGAACCCCCAGCATAGTCCCTTCAATAGCGGCAGACACCGTGCCGGAATAACTGATATCTTCACAAAGATTGCCACCGTGATTAATGCCGGAGACTACCAGATCGGGCTTACGATCAAGTAGTTTTTCCAGTGCCAAAATGACACAGTCAGCCGGAGTTCCGTCAAGGGTAAAGATCTCGGCCGCGATCTTCTTAACTTTAAGAGGTCTGGTCATGGTTAAGGAGTGGCTCACCGCGCTATTATCTCTCTCTGGCGCCACCATAACAGGAGTACCAACCCCCTTCATAGCCTCAAAAAGTGCTTGAATTCCTGGAGCGTACACACCGTCATCATTGGTGACAAGTATTAGGGGGGCTTTGTTCATTACAAAAATAGAGGATCAGTAAACAGCATACCCACGGAGCCCATAGACAATAATCCCAACAAGTTCGTGGACCAATGAGCTGAAGCGGGAAAGAGTCGCGGCCTTAGGAAAATAGTTTCTGAAATCCTTCTTAACCGGACGAGAGACCTGATAATCAACAGGAATGGGATCAGGAGAAAGGCCAACCGCCTTGAAGCAGCCCATGGCCCTGGGCATATGAAAGGCCGAGGTTATCAACGCCGTCTTTTTCAGGTTGTTGCTCTCCAGTAAAACCTTGGTCATCAAG of the Desulfobulbaceae bacterium genome contains:
- a CDS encoding YdcF family protein, with product MVTLSLSREDSEEFGDGVDRILKGMDMVRQKQADYLVISGGSGELIGPVISESTLLRAFAVRFGIPQEKILIDANSRNTRENALMTKVLLESNNLKKTALITSAFHMPRAMGCFKAVGLSPDPIPVDYQVSRPVKKDFRNYFPKAATLSRFSSLVHELVGIIVYGLRGYAVY